DNA from Longimicrobium sp.:
TGCTGCTTCAAATCTCCAGACGACGGCAAAGCGGCAACGGTGTGCCCGTTGATCCCTCGATCAGGCCATACCCTCGAAGCCGTCGGAGCTCGTCTTCGAACTTGCTGGTCTTTTCGAATGGGAATGGCTTGTCGTTGGCCTCTCCCCACAAGTGACCGAGCTCATCCTTCGGCAGAAAGTGCGTGATCAAGAACCCGAGGGTCCGAAGTTGGTGATCCTGTTCCTTCTGTCGGTCCTTGATCGACTGGAGCTGGAACTCTACGCCCTTATCGGACAGCACGAGCCGATCGAGGCGACCAAGAATCCCTGAAGCGGCGATCACCACGACCAAAAAAATCGCGAAGTCAACGAGAACGAAGCGGCGGCCCGTTGGAGTCCATCCCATCGGAATGCTGATGAGGTAGAGGAGTGCGAGAACCACCACGACTGCTGTACTTGCAGAAAAGAGCCAAGCCGGCCCGCGCGAGTTGCTCATGAGAGGAGTTGTGGAAGCGTTAGATACGCACCTAAAGCACTGGGCCGCCGGCAGCATTACGGTCGATTGTCGCGGGTATCCTCCTACCGTGCCGCGCTCTGCCTGGTGGGCCGGAACGTGGGGTCACCGATGCGCCAGGGCGGGTTGCGGCGGTTCTCGCCGCCCCAGTAAAGGCAGATCACGTTGCCGGCGGGATCGCGCAGCCGCGCCTCGCGCCAGAGCCAGCGCTGGTCCTTGGGGTCCTGCGTGAACTCGATGCCTCTGCCCTTCAGCTCATCCACCAGGGCGTCCAGCTCTTCGTGCTCGAAGTAGACGACGACGCCGGTGTCCGCCGGCACCGCGTCCACGGCGTGCACCGAGAAGGTGGACCCTCCGTCGCCGCACTCGAAGCGCGCGTAGACGGGCGTCGCCACGATCTGCCGGAAGCCCATGGCGCGGTAGAACGCCGCGGATGTCGCCACGTCTAGCGCGGGAAGGGTGATCTGGTTCAGGTTCATCTCTCGGGGGGATCAGGGTAGACGTTCACCAGCATGAAGGCGGCGGACGCTGACCCAATATACCTGAAAGATGCATTACGGGGCGCGTGCCTGGCGGGGGGGCTCGGCGCCGCGGTGTCTCGGGAAGCGGGCGAGTGCGAGGGGCGAAGCTTCGTCGGGCGCGGAATCGGAGCAGGGTACGCGAATGGCGGTCACCGGGCCTGCCTCCGTCTCGAACTCCGGGCCGAAATCCCAATGCTGCAATGCACGGCCCCGGAGCGTGTCGCGCGCGCGCGGAGCATCGAAGATCAGCTCGGTGCCGCTGAAGCCGGTGTGGAAGATCATCCGCACCCTCTCCGGGTTCGACTCCGCCGTCCAGTGGAGCGACGGCGGCCTGTTGCGCTCGCCATGCAGGGGCCGGAGGTTCGCATCGAGTTTGGTGAGCGCCCACGCGTCGTCCGTGCGGTCCTCCCTCTCCCCCTTGGTTAGCGCGGTAGAGTCGAGCCGCACGTGCGACGGCGCGAAGTAAAGGCTGTCCGACGCGGGTCGCCCCCGGCGGTCGAACAACGCGTAGCAGCCGACGAGGTCGCGCGGAAGATTCAGCGGGGGCCTCGCGGAGGGCACCGGCTCAGAAGCCTCGTATCCGCAGGAGGCAAACGGCAGTGCGAGCGCCAGGGAGGCGGCACGTAAGATGGAGCGCACGGGTCAACCCCTGGATCGATGTCGTTGGCGTGTGCGGATCGAACCCGACGCCGATCGTGGAAGTCGTGAAAACGCGGGTCAGCGGCGGGGCGGTGGCGGCCGGCGTGGCGGAGCGCACGTACCCGAAAAGAGGAGGGCGCCGGCCAGCGCGGCCAGGAGCGACCCTTCGAAGAAGGTTGACACCGGTCGGCCTGGGCCCGGACATTGGACGCTCCCCGCGTACCGGCGATCCGCTTTCGCCCGCGTGAAGGCTCTCCTCTCTCCCGCCCGGCCCGACGAAGCCATACCGTACTTCAGCGTACGCGCTCTCCTGCTCAGCTCGGCCCGCCCCCGCCGAACACCCGCCACCAGTCTCCCAGACCACGAATGCCTCGGCTCCCACTGTGCCCAGCCGGAATCCTGCTGCTCGTGGCGACGGCATGCGCACCCGCCGCGGGCAGCAGACCCTACGCCGCCCCGCCGTCTGCATTCCGGGCGCTGGTGTGGAACGTCGGCGACTCCTCCTTCGTCGTGCACCCCACGACCTTTCGCGGGGTCCTCCGCGCCGCCGACGCGGACGTGCTGATCCTGGACGAGGTGGGCGGTGAGATCGAGCCCTCCGAGCTGATCCCGATCCTGCGCGGCCTTCGGGGCGAGGCGGACACGGTGTGGCACCTGGCGTGGGGCGTGGGCGGCGACTACCAGCGCACCGTGATCGCCTCCCGCGAGCCGGTCGAGCCCCTTCGCGAATTCTCGCCCCTGCCCTTCACCCGCACGACGCAGCCGGTGTTCGACCGCGCGCCCGATTCGCTGCACGCCAGGCTCCGGCGCGACTTCGATCGCGGCGTCGCCACCAACGGCGCGGTCGTGCGGTCCGGCGGACGCAGGCTCCTCGTCGTGGGTCTGGACCTGTGGGCCCGAGGGACGCGCGACAGCTGGGAGGAAGCCCGCCGCCGCGTGGAAGCCGCGACGATACGCGACGCGGTGGGCCGGGTGCTCGCCCGCCTCTCGTCGGAGGGGCGCGCGGTGGATGGCGTGGTGCTGGGAGGCGACATGAACCTCGTCGCCGGGCGCGCGCCCCTGGACACGCTGACAGCCTCGCCCGGCGCCGGGTGGCGGCCGCTCGCCATCGCCCCCGCGCTCCACGCCGACGGCCTGTCGCGCTGGACGTGGGACGGCCGCGGCACGCCCTTCCACAGCCGCCAGATGGACCTGACGTTGTACAGCCCTGAGGCGCTCTCGGTGGAGCAGGCGCGCGTCTTCGACTCGGAGCAGATGGCCCCCGAGGAACTCGCGCGCTTCGGCCTGGGCGCGGACGCATCGAAGTCCCTCTCGCGCCACCGTCCGGTGATCGTCAGCTTCCGGTGGCTCCCGGCGCGGTGGTAGTGCGAGGCCCCGGATCAGCGGCGATGCTCGACCCGCACCCCCGCCAGCCCGCGGGTTCAATCCTCGGCGAACCTGCGCTCCAGTGCATCGATGCGCTTTCCGGCCTCCTCGTCTACCACGGCGAGCTGTTCGAGGATCGTGCTCCACGCGTCGGGCAGCTCCATCGTCCCTGCCCGAGCAGCATCCGAAGCCGCGACGATGGCGCGGCGCGACGCGATCTCCCGGGCACCGGGGGGAGGGCCGAACCACTCCTCGGTGTACTGCAGCGGGTCCGCCGTTCCGTGCACCGCGAAGTTCTTCCGGGCGCGCTCGATCGCCTGGGGCGTGGCGGACGGGTCGTGCAGCCAATCGCACACCCCGCAATCGGGAAGCGGCGAGGCGGCATCGAAGGTGGGGCATCCGCAGCAGGGGCAGTCGGCCCACTGCACGTCCGCCCCCGTCACTCCGTTCAGATGATTGCGGTACTCGGCGAGCGTGGACGGCGCGGCCGTGAACCCCTCGACGCGGCTCGGCGCCGGACGAAGGTAGCGCCAGCCGACTGCGCAGACGATCAGCGTGAGCCCGCCAAGTACGAAAATTTGCATTCGGAGCCTGATCCTGCTTCGATTGGATGGTACGCTATCACCTGTAGTAGTAATACCACTGTCCATGCGCGTTTTCCACCACCGCATGCGTGCCAGGCACCACCATCCCGCTGCGGAGCGGCGGTGCGCCCTTCTTCGCGTGCACCAGGCCCCCGTCGCGGCTGCGGCTGAAGAGTACGTAGTCGCCCTCAATGGAGATCATCTCCAGGTGGAAGCGCCGCAGCTTGCGCCGGAAGTCCTCGTACACGGCGGGGTCGATGCTGTCGCGCGCGAGCACATCCGCGAGCAGCGCGCGATTGCTCCCCCAACGTTCAGTCCCGATGGAATCGAGCTCGGCGCGCGTCCTTCTTACGATCGTTCCGTTGAGGGAATGGGTGTAACCCTCCGGCCACTCCCACATCTTGCGAATCCTTCCGTACTCGTGCACCTGCGTGGCGAACTCGTTGAGATCGCGCCTTTGCAGAAAGCGCGAGTTGTTGAGGCGGACCAGCGGCGGCGGAACGACCTCAAGGATCAGTACCCCCAGCACCAGCGCGGACGCCGCGGCGCTCCACCGGCCCCACGATCTGGGCGACCGGAGCACCCACAGGAAGATGAGGAAGCCGGTGATCATGATGCCGAGGGAGCCGCAGAGCGCCCACCACGTCACCACGGGCCGATACAATCCCGACGAAAGATCGGCCAGCCAGAGCAGAACGCTCGCGGCATAGCCCACGAACATGAGCAGCGCGAGGCGGCGGATGCGCGGCCTGGAAGGCGTGGCACCGGTCATCGCCCGAGCACGCGCGCGAGAAGCTCCGGCATCGCGTGGAAGTGGTCGACGTGATCCGGCGCGGAGTTCCCCGCGTAGCCGAGGAGCTGGAACCCGCCCGCGCGCACCTCGCTGAGCTGCTGCAATCCGCGAGGGCCCCAGCGCAGACGGCGCGTGCGGCGCAGGCCCAGCTCGCGCAGCAGCCAGTCGGCGGTCTCGGTGGTGCTGGCGTAGGTGCCGGGGAAGATTTCCGAGTGCGTGACGAGGAACCGCTTCTCGCCGCGCATGGCCGCGCGCGCGAATGCCGCGAACGCCGCCAGGTTGGTGCTGTCCAGCGTGCCGCCCGCGGCCAGCGGCGTGCCCTCGGGCACGTACGACGTGTGCATGCCGTCCAGCAGGAGCACCGCGTCCACCCGCACGAAGTGGCGGGGCTCGCGCAGGATGGCGCGCACCGCGCCGTGCCCGGCGGAGAACCCCGCCAGCGTCACGCGCCGCAGCCGCACCGCCCTGCCGCCCACGGCCGACACCTCCGCGGCGACGCCCGCCAGGAGCGAGTCGAAGGCGGCCGGTTCCGCGTAGGTGCGGTGGTAGATCCCCGACCCCGCGCCCAGGTTCACGACCGCAACCACCGCGCGTCCGCCGGCGGCCTGCTGGGGCAGCCACGCCGCGCCGTGAAAGTGGATGACGACGTCGACGGCCTCGCGCCTCCGCGCGCCGTATGGCACCAGGAGCTCCACGGGCCGTCCCCCCGGCCCCGCGAACGAGCGCCTGGCGCCCGCGACCTCCCTCCTGACGAGACGCTCGTGCGCGCGCGTCTCCTCCACCATGGGCGACGGGTTCTGCGACGGCGCGGGAGTCTGCGCCGCGGCAGGCGCCGTGCACACCAGCGCCGTGATCGCCGCGGCGATGGGGCGAAGGGCCGCCGGCCTTCCCGTGCGCGTCAGGCCTTCAACCCGGCGGCGGGGCGGCAAGCCCGTCACCCAGCCGCCTCAGCCAGCGCCAGTGCAGCAGAAAGAGCCCGGCCGCGAGCAGGCTCAGCAGCCCGCTGGTCACCAGGGAACGCTGCGCCTGGTAGCGGTTCCGCTCGGTGCGATCCACCCGGAGTGCCTGGAAGCGCCGGCGCAGCTCGGCCTCGCCCGGGGGCGCCTTTCGCAGCGACTCCCGCTCGGACTCGTCCAGGTAGGGAGACTGGTGATAGGTGGCCCTGTACGCCTCGAACGACGAGAGCGACGGCCCGAAGTCGTTCTCGCCCTGGAGCGGGTTCGCGAGCGTGAAGAAGCTGTTCACCAGGGCCGCGCTGGAGAACAGCAGCGTGACGACGCACACCAGGCAGACGGAGTATCCGTACCACTGCGAGATTCGATTCGGCCGGTCCACGGCGTCCCTCCTGGCCAGAGTGCTCGCGAATCCGATCCAGAGGATCAGCGGAAACCCGAAGATGATGAGCGGAAGCCAGAACAGCGCGGGCGAGGCCAATGCGAAGCTCATATCGACGCTACTCCGTTCCCCCGGGAAGGCGACCGGCTCCGCGGCCGGCGAACGCCTCCAAACTCAGGCGCGGCGTGCACGCAGCGCAAGAGTTTCGTAGTTCCTCACGGCGCTCCACCCCATTCCAGACCGGCGGGCAGAAGGTCGCAGAACGCGAACCGCTCCATGCGCAGCACCACCTCGCCCACCGTGTAGGGCACCGGATGACGGAACCCCGGCCCCGCGGACACAAAGGTGTGGAACTCCCCCCGCTCGCCGCATGGGTCCACATTGGCGGGCAGCTCCGCGAGGAGCGCCGCATCGTAGGGGCGCCCCGCGAAAGCCGCCGGCAGCACCCGTGTATCCACGCAGACCAGCCGCGCCACGATGCCGCTCGCGAACACCTCCCGCGCCAGATCGCGCGTCGCTTCGCCCCAGAGCGGAAAGAGCGCGCCGAAGCCGAGCGCCTCCACGCGTTCCTCGCGGTACCGCCGCACGTCCTCCAAAAAGATGTCTCCGAAGGCCAGCCGCTTCACCCCTGGCATGCGCGCGCGCAGCTCCCCCAGCGCAGTGGCGAGCGCGGCATCGTACGCCTCGTTCGTGCTCTCCGGCGCGAGGGTGACCTCCTGAAGGGGCAGCCCCAGCGCCTCGGCCTGCGCGTGGAGGAGCGAGCGGCGCACCCCATGGATGCTCACCCAGTCGTACCCCGCCGTCACCGTGGTGAGCAGCCCGGCCACCTCGATGCCCGGATCGTCACGCAGCCGGGCCAGGGCGAGCGCGCTGTCCTTGCCGCCGCTCCAGCTGAGGACCACTGGCTCCCTTGAAGGCAGCGGAACCGCAACAGGCTGCATCGCGCCGCCTGGAGCGACGCGATCCGGTCGCGCGGCGATGCGCTGGGAGTCAGCCGGCATCGCTGTTGGTTGACGGTTCAGCCGTGGGCTCAGCCGCCGCTGCCGCACTCTTCCGCAGCGGCTTCGCGAGCCGCCGGCTCATCAGGGGTCCGTAGCCAACGAGTATTACGCCTCCGAAAACCCACAGCCAGAACAGCAGCCGCACCATCGCGCGCCAATCCGGGCCGGCGGGCCACACATCCAGGAAGCGGTGCGGCGGCTTCCGGTCGACGTAGACCCAGATGCTGTCGCCCTCACCGAGCAGCCGGTGCGCGTGCTTGCGCGGGGCGACAAGGCGGCCGCCCGCGTCGGGGTAGCGGTAATAGACCAGCAGGTTCCCAAAGACGTTCTCGCCCAGCACGGCGCCGCGCGCGGAGTCGGCCCGGGCGACCATCTCCGGTACGCCCCGCCGCTCCTGCCAGTGCGACCAGAGGATCAGGAGCGAAACGGGCACCAGGAACACGGCCGGGCGCCACAGCACGCCGGGCGCCAGCGAGATGTGCTGCACGGCCAGCCCGGCGCCGAGGCCGAACAGCGCGCTGATCGACACGAGCAGCAGGCAGATGACGACGAAACCCGCGCCGAAGGTGGGCGGAAGACCCAGGTACAGGAGGAGGCCCGCCATCCAGGCGGCACCGAGCGAGGCTCCAACGCGGCCGGGCGTGATCTCGGGAATCTTCATGCTGCGTCCGCCGCCGCTTCAGGGTGAGCTTTCAAGCCGCTCTGTCGCTTGAGGAGAAGGTGTGCGCCCGACGCGCAAAGACAGTGGCCAGCGCACCGTTGTCTGTACCTCGGGATCGCCCCAGTGCATCTCGAGCTCGGGCCTCACCTCCGCGAGCGGATCGTGGCCGGTTGCCTGGGCGTATCGCTGCGTCGCGGACCATGTGCCGAGATAGCCCAGCAGCCCCTCCATGCTCGTCCGCATCTCCATCGAAAAGGAAGGAGCCGGAATCTCGATGAAGGGAAAGTGCAGGCCGCCATATCCCTCCTCCACCAGGCGGCGCTCCGGGGGCCAGTACGGGCCGACGGTCTCTGAATAGAACCGGTCGAGCGTGTGCTGCAAGGCCGCGTCGGGCAGCACCATGTGCCCGTAGCACCAGACCGCGAGCACCCCGCCCGGCCGCAGCACTCGCGTGGCCTCTGCGTAGAACGCGGGCAGATCGAACCAGTGCAGCGCCTGCGCGACGGTGAGCAGCTCCACCGAAGCCGCTCCCAGACCGCTCCGCTCGGCCGGCGCCACCCGGTACTCGACGCGCGGATGTGGCTCCGCGTGCGCGATCTGCGCCGCGCTGGCATCGGTGGCGACCACCCGCGCGAGGTGCCCGGCGAGCGCGACGGCGGCCTGGCCGCTCCCGGTGGCGCAATCCCACGCATCCGCCTCCTTCGAGACCAGAGAGGCCAGGTACGAAAAGAGCGCCGCCGGGTAGCGCGGCCGGAACCGCGCGTACTCGGCGGCGGCGCCGGAGAAGTGGTCCGCGAACTCAGCCATACGTGAGGGGCGCGCTGTCCAGCGTCGGTACCCCGCTCATTCTGCGACGACCTGGATGTTGTAGCGGATGTCGTTCGACTCCTTTTCGCGGATCCACTTCTCCGCGAATCCGGCCACGCCGTGAAGCGGGTAGAGCGCGCCCCCGAGCTCCGCGACCGTCGCGTCCCGCCGCGAGATCACGCGCGGCCACTGGTCGGCCGGCGCGTGGGCGAGATCCTTTGCCAGCGCCCAGGCGAAGTCGCGCGCCACGTCGATGCCGAAATCGAAGATCCGGTCTTCCAGCGAGGGCGCGATCTCCTCGATGCGGGCCAGGCGGGGCGAGATCTCGGCAAGCTCATCCTCCACGACGCGCACCAGGCGGGAGAGCACCTCGTTGATCTTTTTGAAGTCGGGCCACAGCGCCTCCAGCTCGGCGGGATTCGGCGCCACCGTGGCCGCGGCGATCCCCAGGTCCAGGTTGATGTGCGCGTTCATCCCCAGGAGCAGGTGCTGCACGACGAGCGGGGCGGGATCGTCCAGCGCGCCGAAGGCCACCTGCCAGCTGCGGCTGGGCTGGGCTCCCGCGCAGTGCTGGTCCCACGCATGTAGGAAGCGGCTCGCGAACACCACGTCCAGCCGCTCCATGCGGGCGTTGTCCTGGAACACGTTCCCGGCCACCAGGGCACGCCGCACGTTGGTGGTTACGCGCTCGTACAGCGCCGCGAAGTAGCCGATGCGCTCCCCATCGCGGAGCGCCTTGTCGAGAATGGCATTGAGAGCCGCGATGATCTCGTCGATGGTCTGGGGCGCGCCCGCCGGGGGCGTGGAGGCTTGCATGGATACCGTGGAAGGGAGAAGCGCCTCGGGGGCGTCGCGGGTCAGGCCCGCGCGGGTACGGGTTCAGCCGCGGGCACCGTTTCCCCGGCGGCGTGCGGGTAGGCGGCCGGCGACCACAGCTCGGGACGCCGCTGGATCTCCCGTGCCAGCCAGGAAAGCGCCACCAGGAGCACCAGATCGCCGCCGATCAGCGCGACGTCGACTTCCGCCGCATGCCCCATCGGGAACAGCACGCCCCCCAGGACGAGGAGAAATGTCGCGGGCCTGGCGCCGAGGTGGTGGCGGGTCAGGAGCAGGCCGAGGAAGATCAGGCCCAGGGGGAACAGGATCCCGGGCACCAGCGTCGTGAGGGTGAGGAGGGGATGGTCAGACAGGGCAGCCTCGACGGCGGCCCGGCTCTCGACGCTCAGGGCGGCACTCTCCAGGACGGCGCTCGTGCGGAAAAGCACCTGCATGCTCGCGCCCGCCATTGCGCCCACGAGCGTGACGGCGGCCGCGACGACGCCCAGTGTGGGCGCGCGCGAACGCGCGACGTGGCCGAGCGCAAAGATCGCCGGAACGAAGAGGACGAACGCGAGCCACATCACGACGGTCCACCCGAATGGTGCCGATCGGGAAAGCTGGAGCAGATCGGCGGCGGTGAGCGCGAGTGGAGCAGCGATGAGGCAGGCCGCGGCGGGCGTGCGGAGGGTGGGATGGTCCGTATCCATGTTGATTCCCGGGCTCAGAAAGGGCCGGTTGATTACCCCTGTCTCTGCACCCGCAGGAGAGTCGCTCGCAACCACGCAGGTGGCAAGAGCCTTGATCCGCCTCGCCAGGCGCCCCCTTCCGAGCCAGGCGCGCGGAAACCGGCGCCGTTGCCGCGGTTGCGCCGATGGATGGAGCTACCGCATGTACGGCGGCACGTTCCGCTTGATCACCGTGAACTCCCGCTCGGTGAGCGGCAGCTTCTGAAAGGCGTTCCAGGTGGAGAGCGGCGAGTTGCCGCCCACCGCTCCGTCTGAGCCGAACAGCACGCGCTGGACGCCGAGCTGCCGGATACTCGCCGCGAGCCGCCGCGACACCTCCGCCGATTCGCCCAGCCCGCCCAGACCGGAGACGTCGAACCACACGTTCTTCATCCGCGGGTCCCGGTCGGCGGCGGCCCGCGCAAATACGTCGAGCGCCGCCTCCACCTGCGGATCGTCCAGGCGGCCGGCCCCCGCCAGGTGCGCGATCTGCACCACCACGCCGGGCGATGCGGGAAGGATCTCGGTGAGGAACGTCCGCGCGTACGCCGCGCCGTAGGGACGCTGCCGCGTGACCGACGGGCGCATGTGCACCACGATCGCCATCCGCCGCTCGTTGGCCAGACGGAAGACGCGCCGTACGCGCTCCACGTGCTCCGGCTGATCCAGCTGCACGTCCGAGTTCCCGAAGTGGAGCTTCAGCCCCGTCCGCAGCCGCGGATCCGCCGCGCACCGCTCGATCTCGGCGCTTGCGTAATCGCTGAGCGGATTTACCGCGCAGAATGCGCGAAGACGTCCCGGAAAGAGAGCCACCTGCGCCGCCGTCCAATCGTTCTCGGCACGCACCCGCGCGTACTCGTCGGCCACGGGAGGCCGGTTGGGATTGGAGAACTGGTAGGCGATGGAGAACACGGCCGCGTACCGGATTCCCGCCGAATCGAGCAGCGCGACCAGCGCCGGTGCCGTGACGCGCTCCAGGGTAGGCGAAAGCGCCTGCGTGCCCGGGCCGAAGAGGTGCTGGTGGAAGTCGCCCAGCGGTCTCGCGCGAGCATGCGCGCAGGCCGTGCTCAGCGCGAGGCCCACGCAGCACAGACGACCCAGGATGCGGATGGCTCGGCTCCGGACGGGCGGGGCGGAGCAGGACGGAGCCGGTTGGCGCTCAGTGCACATGAGGGGATCTCCTCGGGGCGGGGTGCGGCCAGAGTCGCACCCTGCTGGTTTTCCACCACAGTGGTGGAAAACCAGCAGGGTGATGCATAGCTAGCGCCGGTGCCCCGGTGCGTCAAGCTGCACGGCAACCGGGCAGCCGCCGATCCGCACCAGCGTGTCAGGCGGCGCGGGATGGCAGCTGCAGGTGATGATGCCGCGTGTGGATCTCCTGCAGCCGCACGAGGTCGACGACGGGAAGGCGGCCGAACGCCGGGTGGTCGGTGGTGGTGCCGCGCACTTCTCTCGCGGCGCTCTCGAACGCTGCCGCCGCGGCTTGCAAGCGGTCGAGGAGCGCGGGCGCGGGCGCGGTGGACGTGCCCGGCCGCATCACCCCCGGCGCTTTGCTGGCCACCGGGAAACGGCCAAGCCACAGCACGGGCCGCAGCAGGAGGGTGCGGAGCAGCGGCCGCAGGATGCGCGGCGGAGCCCCCCCGGGCGAGCGGCCGTGGAGAACTTCGCCGCTGGCCTCGTACGCCAGCGCGAGATGCTCGGCGATCTGCCCCGGCGACCACTTGCCCTCGGCGCGCGGCCGATCCCACCGCTCCGGCGGCACAGCACGAGCCGACGCGAGAAATGCCTGCACCGCCTGATGATGCGCGTGGAGCGCGGAATGGAGATCGGGCATTGCGATGGTCCCCTGGTGTGCTGGTTGACGCCGCCGGCTGGTACGCGGATATGCGCGGCAGCCGCGGACGGATCGTCCGCGGCTGCCGGGAGCCTCGCCAGGGCGGGGCTTACCCCCGCCCGGCGGCCCTCACGGCTTCCAGGCCGGTGCCCAGAGGCCGTGATTGAGCTGCCGGAGCGAGATGGGGAGCTCGATGCCCGTGGCCGTTTCGATCACCGTGAGCACGGCGTTCCGGTTGGCCGCGATGATGTACTTGCCGTCCGGCGAGTAGTCGAACGTGTGCCGATACTGGGTGCCGCTCGCGGACACGGGGCGGTTGCCGGTGCCATCGGGCTTTACGGCGCGCAGCTCGCCATTCGCGAAAAAGGATTCCGTCACGCTGATGTACGCGATCTCGCTGCCCTGCGGCGACCACCGGGGTGAGGCGGCGGGGCCCGGAATCGTGACGCTCTGCCCCGTCGCCAG
Protein-coding regions in this window:
- a CDS encoding VOC family protein; this translates as MNLNQITLPALDVATSAAFYRAMGFRQIVATPVYARFECGDGGSTFSVHAVDAVPADTGVVVYFEHEELDALVDELKGRGIEFTQDPKDQRWLWREARLRDPAGNVICLYWGGENRRNPPWRIGDPTFRPTRQSAAR
- a CDS encoding endonuclease/exonuclease/phosphatase family protein, producing the protein MPRLPLCPAGILLLVATACAPAAGSRPYAAPPSAFRALVWNVGDSSFVVHPTTFRGVLRAADADVLILDEVGGEIEPSELIPILRGLRGEADTVWHLAWGVGGDYQRTVIASREPVEPLREFSPLPFTRTTQPVFDRAPDSLHARLRRDFDRGVATNGAVVRSGGRRLLVVGLDLWARGTRDSWEEARRRVEAATIRDAVGRVLARLSSEGRAVDGVVLGGDMNLVAGRAPLDTLTASPGAGWRPLAIAPALHADGLSRWTWDGRGTPFHSRQMDLTLYSPEALSVEQARVFDSEQMAPEELARFGLGADASKSLSRHRPVIVSFRWLPARW
- a CDS encoding class I SAM-dependent methyltransferase; the encoded protein is MAEFADHFSGAAAEYARFRPRYPAALFSYLASLVSKEADAWDCATGSGQAAVALAGHLARVVATDASAAQIAHAEPHPRVEYRVAPAERSGLGAASVELLTVAQALHWFDLPAFYAEATRVLRPGGVLAVWCYGHMVLPDAALQHTLDRFYSETVGPYWPPERRLVEEGYGGLHFPFIEIPAPSFSMEMRTSMEGLLGYLGTWSATQRYAQATGHDPLAEVRPELEMHWGDPEVQTTVRWPLSLRVGRTPSPQATERLESSP
- a CDS encoding DUF5995 family protein; translation: MQASTPPAGAPQTIDEIIAALNAILDKALRDGERIGYFAALYERVTTNVRRALVAGNVFQDNARMERLDVVFASRFLHAWDQHCAGAQPSRSWQVAFGALDDPAPLVVQHLLLGMNAHINLDLGIAAATVAPNPAELEALWPDFKKINEVLSRLVRVVEDELAEISPRLARIEEIAPSLEDRIFDFGIDVARDFAWALAKDLAHAPADQWPRVISRRDATVAELGGALYPLHGVAGFAEKWIREKESNDIRYNIQVVAE
- a CDS encoding amidohydrolase family protein, which encodes MCTERQPAPSCSAPPVRSRAIRILGRLCCVGLALSTACAHARARPLGDFHQHLFGPGTQALSPTLERVTAPALVALLDSAGIRYAAVFSIAYQFSNPNRPPVADEYARVRAENDWTAAQVALFPGRLRAFCAVNPLSDYASAEIERCAADPRLRTGLKLHFGNSDVQLDQPEHVERVRRVFRLANERRMAIVVHMRPSVTRQRPYGAAYARTFLTEILPASPGVVVQIAHLAGAGRLDDPQVEAALDVFARAAADRDPRMKNVWFDVSGLGGLGESAEVSRRLAASIRQLGVQRVLFGSDGAVGGNSPLSTWNAFQKLPLTEREFTVIKRNVPPYMR
- a CDS encoding DinB family protein, which translates into the protein MPDLHSALHAHHQAVQAFLASARAVPPERWDRPRAEGKWSPGQIAEHLALAYEASGEVLHGRSPGGAPPRILRPLLRTLLLRPVLWLGRFPVASKAPGVMRPGTSTAPAPALLDRLQAAAAAFESAAREVRGTTTDHPAFGRLPVVDLVRLQEIHTRHHHLQLPSRAA